One genomic region from Rosa rugosa chromosome 1, drRosRugo1.1, whole genome shotgun sequence encodes:
- the LOC133724607 gene encoding E3 ubiquitin-protein ligase RGLG3 isoform X2, with translation MDSSSKQKLSSTRIGDNFNSLDQVIASLREAGLESSNLLLGIDFTKSNEWTGKYSFNRKSLHAIGSTPNPYEQAISIIGRTLSPFDEDNIIPCFGFGDASTHDQGVFRFYPDDRCCVGFEEALARYREIVPYLRLSGPTSFSPIIDAAIDIVEKNNGQYHVLVIIADGQVTRSPDTPPGRFSAQEQATVNSIVAASKYPLSIILVGVGDGPWDAMQQFDDNIPQRAFDNFQFVNFTKIMSDKRDISQKEAAFALAALMEIPYQYRATQRLQLSSYESEGGPRTRPLPPPRDVINHDNAVKSIPPMTSIPKVEASAPVLPEAPVESVCPICLTNPKDMAFGCGHTTCKDCGVSLSSCPICREPISTRLRLYT, from the exons ATGGACTCTAGTTCTAAACAAAAGCTATCATCTACACGTATAGGCGACAATTTCAACTCTTTGGATCAG GTTATTGCTTCATTGAGAGAAGCTGGCCTTGAATCATCAAATTTATTACTTGGTATCGACTTCACAAAGAGCAATGAATGGACAG GCAAATATTCATTCAACAGAAAAAGTCTTCATGCTATCGGTAGCACACCTAATCCTTACGAGCAGGCAATCTCTATAATTGGCCGCACGTTGTCTCCTTTCGATGAAGATAATATAATTCCTTGTTTTGGATTTGGCGATG CATCAACACATGATCAAGGTGTGTTCCGCTTTTATCCTGATGATCGATGCTGTGTTGGGTTCGAGGAAGCTCTTGCTCGGTATAGGGAGATTGTTCCATACTTAAGGTTATCAG GTCCAACCTCGTTTTCTCCAATAATTGATGCGGCAATTGACATTGTTGAAAAAAACAATGGACAATACCATGTTCTTGTTATTATAGCAGACGGACAG GTTACCAGAAGCCCTGATACTCCACCTGGAAGATTCAGTGCCCAAGAACAAGCGACTGTAAATTCCATAGTTGCTGCTAG CAAATATCCTCTGTCAATTATCTTGGTTGGAGTTGGGGACGGACCGTGGGATGCAATGCAGCAATTTGATGATAACATTCCTCAACGAGCATTTGACAACTTCCAG TTTGTCAACTTCACCAAGATCATGTCAGACAAAAGGGATATATCACAGAAGGAAGCAGCATTTGCACTTGCTGCCCTTATGGAAATTCCATATCAGTACAGAGCCACCCAAAGGCTTCAACTTTCCAG TTATGAATCAGAAGGTGGTCCACGTACAAGGCCACTTCCACCTCCACGCGATGTGATCAATCATGATAATGCAGTTAAATCAATCCCACCAATGACAAGCATTCCGAAAGTCGAGGCATCAGCTCCCGTGCTGCCAGAAGCTCCTGTGGAGTCG GTGTGCCCCATTTGCCTGACAAATCCAAAGGACATGGCTTTCGGATGTGGTCATACG ACCTGCAAGGACTGTGGAGTCAGTCTTTCATCATGCCCCATCTGTCGAGAACCCATATCAACACGCCTGAGGCTCTATACTTGA
- the LOC133724607 gene encoding E3 ubiquitin-protein ligase RGLG3 isoform X1, with protein MGNGESTFDDSHDNLSMYDDSRDSFPPEPPSYAGTSMDSSSKQKLSSTRIGDNFNSLDQVIASLREAGLESSNLLLGIDFTKSNEWTGKYSFNRKSLHAIGSTPNPYEQAISIIGRTLSPFDEDNIIPCFGFGDASTHDQGVFRFYPDDRCCVGFEEALARYREIVPYLRLSGPTSFSPIIDAAIDIVEKNNGQYHVLVIIADGQVTRSPDTPPGRFSAQEQATVNSIVAASKYPLSIILVGVGDGPWDAMQQFDDNIPQRAFDNFQFVNFTKIMSDKRDISQKEAAFALAALMEIPYQYRATQRLQLSSYESEGGPRTRPLPPPRDVINHDNAVKSIPPMTSIPKVEASAPVLPEAPVESVCPICLTNPKDMAFGCGHTTCKDCGVSLSSCPICREPISTRLRLYT; from the exons ATGGGGAATGGCGAATCGACATTTGATGATTCTCATGATAATTTATCGATGTATGATGATTCTCGTGATAGTTTCCCACCTGAACCACCTTCCTATGCAGGCACTTCGATGGACTCTAGTTCTAAACAAAAGCTATCATCTACACGTATAGGCGACAATTTCAACTCTTTGGATCAG GTTATTGCTTCATTGAGAGAAGCTGGCCTTGAATCATCAAATTTATTACTTGGTATCGACTTCACAAAGAGCAATGAATGGACAG GCAAATATTCATTCAACAGAAAAAGTCTTCATGCTATCGGTAGCACACCTAATCCTTACGAGCAGGCAATCTCTATAATTGGCCGCACGTTGTCTCCTTTCGATGAAGATAATATAATTCCTTGTTTTGGATTTGGCGATG CATCAACACATGATCAAGGTGTGTTCCGCTTTTATCCTGATGATCGATGCTGTGTTGGGTTCGAGGAAGCTCTTGCTCGGTATAGGGAGATTGTTCCATACTTAAGGTTATCAG GTCCAACCTCGTTTTCTCCAATAATTGATGCGGCAATTGACATTGTTGAAAAAAACAATGGACAATACCATGTTCTTGTTATTATAGCAGACGGACAG GTTACCAGAAGCCCTGATACTCCACCTGGAAGATTCAGTGCCCAAGAACAAGCGACTGTAAATTCCATAGTTGCTGCTAG CAAATATCCTCTGTCAATTATCTTGGTTGGAGTTGGGGACGGACCGTGGGATGCAATGCAGCAATTTGATGATAACATTCCTCAACGAGCATTTGACAACTTCCAG TTTGTCAACTTCACCAAGATCATGTCAGACAAAAGGGATATATCACAGAAGGAAGCAGCATTTGCACTTGCTGCCCTTATGGAAATTCCATATCAGTACAGAGCCACCCAAAGGCTTCAACTTTCCAG TTATGAATCAGAAGGTGGTCCACGTACAAGGCCACTTCCACCTCCACGCGATGTGATCAATCATGATAATGCAGTTAAATCAATCCCACCAATGACAAGCATTCCGAAAGTCGAGGCATCAGCTCCCGTGCTGCCAGAAGCTCCTGTGGAGTCG GTGTGCCCCATTTGCCTGACAAATCCAAAGGACATGGCTTTCGGATGTGGTCATACG ACCTGCAAGGACTGTGGAGTCAGTCTTTCATCATGCCCCATCTGTCGAGAACCCATATCAACACGCCTGAGGCTCTATACTTGA